Proteins encoded together in one Ciconia boyciana chromosome 25, ASM3463844v1, whole genome shotgun sequence window:
- the LOC140643974 gene encoding STE20-like serine/threonine-protein kinase, whose translation MAFLRRLFGFLEKKRPPRRYEHVKRDVDPEEAWLVLGELGDGAFGKVFKAQNKVTGALAAAKVIDTPSEEELEDYVVEIEILACCDHPNITKLLDALYWDGRLWILVEFCPGGAVDAAILELEKGLTEEQIRVACKQLLLALQYLHGCKIIHRDVKAGNVLLTLDGDVKLADFGVSAKNSSTVQRRVSFIGTPYWMAPEVVQCETSKENPYGYKADIWSLGITLIEMAEMEPPYHELNPLRVLLKIAKSQPPTLRHPKRWSEDFKDFLRKSLEKSPEVRWSASQLLQHPFVAGISDKRPLRELVAEARADVLEEEDEEEGPVLLPGQEHGESSCPPTPGGPLEHQPLDTAGGVSEELGIPSDVQAAAEPRTKRRSDFLKQMRRRSEPTGSMRLPAKRPSEFLQLMRRRSFFGGMKSQETAKEQCRAEPSGLEIMALDVPQGTSGPAEAGGEVQGCREEETSPLGTPCNVAELPSGPQQAGDLAELQELKAEQVGPKAEPQEESQRVDASLVAEMPVEGQLAAQPSPISTPKSDIKKESSRDPTCNSLALPAPTDGDWCRGSAVGQLVAALDLWTRATKTQSFKLLAEHQHRVTRSLLDLKVEVGSTKAEDGLGKDGDGAGRAPMGSEGAGKPGETELVEERVPLGEESLMPSVTEEVVVGSDVLKGWQEPPAGLGEAGERNNGERNSVVCEPITDPLDLVEWEVGRNEEETRDDSETAVETSPEEALVPEEVKLEEDVVKGCLIGDRKPAGDAASLGEVMLAGQEPEAASAACAGEGPASEEAQNSAEDLSPMEIPGPVEEETEEKAENSPRDNQPGAAHGNGWKGQDGNDGELGEDRVQVAPAPEGPSRDGPGEEMGGLEGHGAVPEPQEALGGHPKATKTVRFDAALVRTSSQAQAAWEAANTPGPSITSKQREEQSPVENPAQGPSAFSAAVQPFPSAREAQQEPASLQRTVKKTRRFVVDGEEVSVTTAGTVGKAGAKDEMVRSARRQELRELRVLQKEEQRAQSQLEQKFHQQREQMFRHIEQEMTSKKGFYDREVESLERRYQQLKERQELEYTVRLQDEAKRLKSLQEKDCGRRMQELKGDGREVRGRGGAGSPSHATRSLGTISLGTGMKPLGCSPQEQRFLQQQQEELNAALQRVVQEHKKKMTSIDWECISKIHSLRRARESVVWSMEQGHLQEKYQLFRQQVKEQHALQRQQLRKYHEKERERMNRFHQLLLEDLKSQQAQERAQLLKSQRCDAKIRLALFKDNLKIQEANGAKQREQAKQFVQQEERRQRAEAQQQQEQQAQQLQQLQQQQAESLAELEQMQSEKMHLLAEQERRQLGRLDQEHAMELSEWKQRLAARKEMLEEELGNSLPVQRRGGLHGAHSSNRITRFFHLLS comes from the exons ATGGCTTTCCTCCGGCGGCTTTTTGgctttttggaaaagaagaggCCGCCGAGGCGGTACGAGCACGTCAAGCGGGATGTCGACCCCGAGGAGGCCTGGCTGGTGCTGGGCGAGCTGGGTGACGGCGCCTTCGGCAAGGTCTTTAAG GCGCAGAACAAGGTGACGGGGGCGTTGGCGGCCGCCAAGGTGATTGACACCCCgagcgaggaggagctggaggactACGTGGTGGAGATCGAGATCTTGGCTTGCTGCGACCACCCGAACATCACCAAGCTGCTGGATGCGCTCTACTGGGACGGGCGGCTCTGG atCCTGGTGGAGTTTTGTCCCGGAGGGGCTGTGGATGCAGCGATCTTgg agctggagaaagggtTGACAGAGGAGCAGATCCGAGTGGCttgcaagcagctgctgctggcactgcagtACCTGCATGGCTGCAAGATCATCCACAGGGACGTGAAGGCTGGCAACGTCCTGCTCACCCTCGATGGGGATGTCAAGCTGG ctgattTTGGTGTCTCGGCCAAAAACTCCAGCACCGTCCAGCGCCGGGTGTCCTTCATCGGCACCCCGTACTG GATGGCCCCGGAGGTGGTGCAGTGTGAGACGTCCAAGGAGAACCCCTACGGCTACAAGGCTGACATCTGGTCACTGGGCATCACGCTGATTGAGATGGCTGAGATGGAGCCCCCCTACCACGAGCTGAACCCCCTCCGGGTGCTGCTGAAGATCGCCAAGTCCCAGCCACCCACACTGCGTCACCCCAAGAGGTG GTCTGAAGACTTCAAGGACTTCCTGAGGAAATCCTTGGAGAAGAGCCCCGAGGTGCGGTGGtcagccagccagctcctgcag CACCCCTTTGTGGCGGGCATCTCCGACAAGCGGCCGCTCCGGGAGCTGGTGGCCGAAGCCCGGGCTGAtgtgctggaggaagaggatgaggaggaaggtCCGGTCCTCTTG CCTGGGCAGGAGCACGGAGAGTCCTCCTGCCCCCCGACGCCAGGGGGTCCCCTGGAGCATCAGCCCCTGGACACAGCAGGGGGAGTCAGCGAGGAGCTGGGCATCCCATCTGATGTCCAGGCAGCGGCAGAGCCCAGGACCAAGAGAAGGTCCGACTTTTTGAAGCAAATGAGGAGGAGGTCCGAGCCCACGGGCTCCATGAGGCTCCCTGCGAAGAGGCCGTCTGAGTTTCTGCAGCTGATGCGGCGCAGGTCGTTTTTTGGAGGGATGAAATCCCAAGAAACAGCTAAGGAGCAGTGCAGGGCAGAGCCAAGTGGGTTGGAGATTATGGCACTGGATGTTCCTCAAGGGACATCAGgcccagcagaggcaggaggggaagttCAAGGGTGTCGAGAGGAGGAGACCAGCCCTCTGGGGACCCCCTGCAACGTGGCCGAACTGCCCTCGGGGCCGCAGCAGGCAGGAGACCTTGCTGAACTGCAagagctgaaggcagagcaggTTGGACCCAAGGCAGAGCCCCAGGAGGAAAGCCAACGTGTCGATGCATCATTGGTGGCCGAAATGCCCGTGGAGGGACAGCTTGCAGCCCAACCGAGCCCCATTTCGACCCCCAAAAGTGATATAAAAAAGGAGTCAAGCAGAGACCCTACTTGTAACTCActggccctgcctgcacccacggACGGGGACTGGTGCAGAGGctcagctgtggggcagctggtGGCAGCCCTGGACCTGTGGACCAGAGCGACCAAAACCCAGAGCTTCAAGTTGCTGGCAGAGCATCAGCATCGGGTTACTCGGTCGTTGCTAGACCTGAAGGTTGAGGTTGGCTCCACTAAGGCTGAAGATGGCCTTGGGAAGGATGGTGATGGAGCAGGGAGGGCACCCATGGGATCTGAGGGTGCTGGAAAGCCTGGGGAGACTGAGCTGGTGGAGGAGAGGGTGCCGCTGGGTGAAGAATCGCTGATGCCCAGTGTGACAGAGGAGGTAGTGGTGGGGTCAGATGTTCTCAAGGGGTGGCAGGAGCCTCCGGCCGGtctgggagaggctggagagaggaaCAACGGGGAGAGAAACTCAGTCGTGTGCGAGCCCATCACTGACCCCCTGGACCTGGTTGagtgggaggtggggaggaatGAGGAGGAAACCAGAGACGACAGTGAAACTGCAGTGGAAACTTCTCCCGAGGAAGCCCTGGTGCCAGAAGAAGTGAAATTGGAAGAGGATGTTGTGAAAGGGTGTTTGATTGGAGATCGTAAACCAGCAGGAGATGCAGCCAGCCTGGGGGAAGTGATGCTGGCAGGACAGGAACCGGAGGCAGCCTCTGCAGCATGTGCAGGAGAGGGACCTGCAAGTGAGGAGGCCCAAAATTCAGCAGAGGATTTGTCCCCCATGGAGATCCCAGGGCCTGttgaagaagaaacagaagagaaagcgGAAAACAGCCCCAGAGACAaccagccaggagctgctcaTGGGAATGGCTGGAAAGGACAAGATGGAAATGATGGAGAGCTTGGAGAAGACAGGGTGCAGGTTGCTCCAGCTCCTGAAGGGCCATCAAGGGATGGACCTGGAGAGGAGATGGGTGGCTTGGAGGGTCACGGAGCAGTGCCAGAGCCCCAGGAGGCCCTTGGTGGACATCCAAAGGCCACAAAGACTGTGAGATTTGACGCTGCCCTTGTCCGCACCTCTTCCCAGGCGCAGGCAGCATGGGAAGCAGCGAACACACCAGGTCCATCCATCACgtcaaagcaaagagaagagcaaTCCCCTGTGGAAAACCCTGCACAAGGTCCAAGTGCCTTCTCTGCAGCAGTGCAGCCTTTCCCCTCTGCTAGGGAAGCCCAGCAG GAACCTGCCTCGCTCCAAAGGACGGTCAAGAAAACCCGGAGGTTTGTGGTggatggggaggaggtgagCGTGACGACTGCCGGGACCGTCGGCAAGGCTGGGGCAAAGGATGAGATGGTGCGCTCAGCTCG GCGCCAGGAGCTCCGCGAGCTGCGAGTGttgcagaaggaagagcagcGAGCTCAGAGCCAGCTGGAGCAGAAGTTTCACCAGCAGCGGGAGCAGATGTTTCGTCACATCGAGCAGGAGATGACG AGCAAGAAGGGGTTTTACGACCGGGAGGTGGAGAGCTTGGAGCGGCGCTACCAGCAGCTGAAGGAGCGCCAGGAGCTTGAGTACACAGTGAGGCTGCAAGACGAGGCCAAGCGCCTCAAGTCCCTCCAGGAGAAGGACTGCGGGAGGAGGATGCAAGAGCTGAAGGGCGATGGGAGAGAggtgaggggccggggcggTGCTGGGTCCCCCAGCCACGCCACCAGGAGCCTGGGGACCATCTCCCTGGGCACGGGGATGAAGCCCCTCGGTTGCTCACCACAGGAGCAGCggttcctgcagcagcagcaggaggaactCAACGCAGCCCTGCAGAGGGTCGTCCAGGAGCACAAGAAGAAGATGACATCCATCGACTGGGAGTGCATCAGCAAGATCCATAGCCTCAGGAGAG CCCGCGAGTCGGTGGTGTGGAGCATGGAGCAAGGGCACCTGCAGGAGAAGTACCAGCTCTTCAGGCAGCAGGTGAAGGAGCAGCACgcactgcagaggcagcagctccgCAAGTACCATGAGAAG gaaagagagaggatgaACCGCTTCCATCAGCTCTTGCTGGAGGATCTGAAGAGCCAGCAAGCACAGGAGCGGGCTCAGCTGCTGAAAAGCCAGCGCTGTGACGCCAAAATCCGCCTGGCCCTCTTCAAGGACAACCTGAAGATCCAGGAGGCTAATGGGGCCAAGCAGAGGGAGCAGGCCAAGCAG TTCGTGCAGCAGGAAGAGAGGCGGCAGCGAGCAGaagcgcagcagcagcaggagcagcaggcgcagcaactgcagcagctgcagcagcagcaggctgagagTCTGGCCGAGCTGGAGCAGATGCAG AGCGAGAAGATGCACCTcttggcagagcaggagaggaggcagctggggcGGCTGGACCAGGAGCATGCCATGGAGCTCAGTGAGTGGAAGCAGCGGCTGGCTGCCCGCAAGGAG ATGCTGGAGGAGGAACTGGGGAACTCGCTGCCGGTGCAGCGGCGAGGAGGGCTGCACGGTGCCCACAGCAGCAACAGGATCACCCGCTTCTTCCACCTCCTCTCCTGA
- the NCAPH gene encoding condensin complex subunit 2 isoform X1: MSTPAPRRGPAASPAPRSLGNTGTPVLAECPGNDDERERRQRRRSRATDLQLGSTDSPLGLASPAPRQAEAWLPTLPQWTNAQISDHYSTCIKLSTENKITTKNAFGLHLIDYMTEILKQKDSELTNFKIAAGTLDASAKIYAVRVDAVHADTYKVLGGLGKDVAPTNNTDSPEGEDGPAPEAVKTVQKKKKHSFKTIEQNLNNINVSEANRRCEVDPMFQKTAASFDECSTAGIFLTGLRTQSCHSELLFDSQIVPLPSSETLTLPNSDPVKVTDLKSLLAQCIEKRPICSSLAGFQFTKWDAESHDESVSALLDKFKKSDQVFDINAEIDSDVEDCVPTLPGDDFNSDSPRSRVADKTGELTENLNSFGTVCKSKRTDAVPFGEGDIGTMCLHLSMKPGEYSYFSPRTLSMWAGPEHWRFKPQHKSDADSEKETKKRNAKKVFEINFDEDIDFGVYFRKTKASVTLAKSILESQNVKSTTLPTDFNYDPNNILQLFLKPAVKLCRTSEPDSSLYHEDEIGDYDYNNPNDTSNFCPALQAADSDDDNDPVQFMDQMGEFNLTAHPEGQDAELNRVVGDVDITVYGELNLIAEPQKVNKIAIQYAKTAKKMDMKRLKKNMWDLLTDRQKKETVAEMEDAEKENNTSVVAGEKVFSSITKELLHRLPSVMANNLSVPLAFACLLHLANEKNLKLEGTEDLSDVLVKQGN, translated from the exons ATGAGCACCCCCGCtccccggcggggcccggccgcctcccccgccccgcggtCCCTCGGCAACACCGGCACCCCCGTGCTGGCCGAGTGCCCCGGTAACGACGATGAACGGGAGAGGCGGCAACGCCGGCGCTCGAGGGCCACCGACCTCCAGCTCGGCAGCACAGACTCGCCGCTGGGCCTCGCCTCACCCGCGCCCAG GCAGGCGGAGGCATGGCTGCCGACCCTCCCCCAGTGGACCAACGCTCAGATCTCGGACCACTACAGCACCTGCATCAAGCTCTCCACCGAGAAC aaaatcaCCACGAAGAATGCCTTTGGCTTACACCTGATAGACTATATGACGGAGATCCTGAAACAGAAGGACTCTGAACTGACCAACTTCAAG ATAGCAGCTGGCACGCTTGATGCCAGCGCGAAGATTTACGCTGTGCGCGTGGATGCGGTCCATGCAGATACATACAAAGTTCTTGGAGGCTTGGGCAAGGACGTGGCACCTACAAACAACACGGACAGCCCAGAAGGAG aagaCGGACCAGCTCCTGAGGCTGTCAAGacagttcagaaaaagaaaaagcactcaTTCAAAACCATCGAGCAGAACTTGAATAACATCAATGTGTCGGAAGCTAATCGCAGATGTGAG GTTGATCCCATGTTCCAGAAAACAGCCGCATCTTTTGATGaatgcagcacagctggcatTTTCCTCACCGGGCTGCGTACCCAAAGCTGCCACAGTGAGCTCCTCTTTGACTCGCAGATCGTGCCTCTCCCTTCTTCAGAGACGCTCACGCTGCCAAACTCTGATCCTGTGAAAGTGACGGATTTAAAGT CCCTGCTAGCACAGTGCATTGAAAAACGCCCCATCTGCTCTTCGCTGGCTGGTTTCCAGTTTACAAAGTGGGATGCTGAATCCCATGATGAG TCAGTGTCAGCCCTGTTGGATAAATTCAAGAAGAGCGACCAAGTGTTTGATATCAATGCGGAGATAGACAGCGATGTGGAAGACTGTGTTCCCACCCTGCCAGGTGACGACTTCAATTCTGACTCCCCCAGGAGTAGAGTAGCAGACAAGACTGGGGAATTGACAGAAAACCTCAACTCCTTTGGAACAGTCTGCAAGAGCAAGAG AACTGATGCAGTTCCTTTTGGAGAGGGAGACATTGGGACCATGTGCCTTCATCTCTCCATGAAACCAGGGGAATACTCCTACTTCAGTCCCCGAACTCTGTCAATGTGGGCTGGCCCAGAGCACTGGCGTTTCAAACCTCAACACAAAT cagatgCTGACTCTGAAAAAGAGACCAagaaaaggaatgcaaagaaaGTGTTTGAAATTAACTTTGATGAGGATATTGACTTTGGGGTGTATTTCCGTAAGACCAAG GCATCTGTAACTCTAGCCAAATCCATTCTGGAAAGCCAAAATGTGAAGAGCACCACGCTTCCCACAGACTTCAACTATGACCCTAACAACATTCTCCAGCTGTTCCTCAAACCAGCTGTTAAG CTCTGCAGGACGTCTGAGCCGGACAGCTCATTGTATCACGAAGATGAGATCGGCGACTACGATTACAACAACCCCAATGACACCTCCAATTTCTGCCCTGCATTGCAG GCTGCAGACAGCGATGATGATAATGACCCTGTTCAATTCATGGACCAGATGGGGGAGTTCAACCTTACCGCCCACCCTGAGGGTCAAGACGCTGAGCTCAACAGGGTTGTTGGCGATGTTGATATCACAGTGTATGGAGAGCTGAACCTCATTGCTGAGCCCCAGAAG GTCAATAAGATAGCAATTCAGTATGCAAAGACAGCCAAGAAAATGGACATGAAGAGgttgaagaaaaacatgtgGGACCTCTTGACTGatagacagaagaaagaaacagtagCAGAG ATGGAagatgcagagaaagagaacaacACGTCAGTGGTAGCAGGCGAGAAGGTCTTCAGCAGCATCACAAAGGAACTGCTTCACAG GCTGCCTTCTGTGATGGCTAACAATCTGTCTGTCCCTTTAGCCTTCGCCTGCCTCTTGCATTTGGCAAATGAGAAG AATCTGAAGCTGGAGGGCACAGAGGACCTGTCTGATGTCCTGGTGAAACAAGGCAACTGA
- the NCAPH gene encoding condensin complex subunit 2 isoform X2 has translation MSTPAPRRGPAASPAPRSLGNTGTPVLAECPGNDDERERRQRRRSRATDLQLGSTDSPLGLASPAPRQAEAWLPTLPQWTNAQISDHYSTCIKLSTENKITTKNAFGLHLIDYMTEILKQKDSELTNFKIAAGTLDASAKIYAVRVDAVHADTYKVLGGLGKDVAPTNNTDSPEGEDGPAPEAVKTVQKKKKHSFKTIEQNLNNINVSEANRRCEVDPMFQKTAASFDECSTAGIFLTGLRTQSCHSELLFDSQIVPLPSSETLTLPNSDPVKVTDLKSLLAQCIEKRPICSSLAGFQFTKWDAESHDESVSALLDKFKKSDQVFDINAEIDSDVEDCVPTLPGDDFNSDSPRSRVADKTGELTENLNSFGTVCKSKRTDAVPFGEGDIGTMCLHLSMKPGEYSYFSPRTLSMWAGPEHWRFKPQHKYADSEKETKKRNAKKVFEINFDEDIDFGVYFRKTKASVTLAKSILESQNVKSTTLPTDFNYDPNNILQLFLKPAVKLCRTSEPDSSLYHEDEIGDYDYNNPNDTSNFCPALQAADSDDDNDPVQFMDQMGEFNLTAHPEGQDAELNRVVGDVDITVYGELNLIAEPQKVNKIAIQYAKTAKKMDMKRLKKNMWDLLTDRQKKETVAEMEDAEKENNTSVVAGEKVFSSITKELLHRLPSVMANNLSVPLAFACLLHLANEKNLKLEGTEDLSDVLVKQGN, from the exons ATGAGCACCCCCGCtccccggcggggcccggccgcctcccccgccccgcggtCCCTCGGCAACACCGGCACCCCCGTGCTGGCCGAGTGCCCCGGTAACGACGATGAACGGGAGAGGCGGCAACGCCGGCGCTCGAGGGCCACCGACCTCCAGCTCGGCAGCACAGACTCGCCGCTGGGCCTCGCCTCACCCGCGCCCAG GCAGGCGGAGGCATGGCTGCCGACCCTCCCCCAGTGGACCAACGCTCAGATCTCGGACCACTACAGCACCTGCATCAAGCTCTCCACCGAGAAC aaaatcaCCACGAAGAATGCCTTTGGCTTACACCTGATAGACTATATGACGGAGATCCTGAAACAGAAGGACTCTGAACTGACCAACTTCAAG ATAGCAGCTGGCACGCTTGATGCCAGCGCGAAGATTTACGCTGTGCGCGTGGATGCGGTCCATGCAGATACATACAAAGTTCTTGGAGGCTTGGGCAAGGACGTGGCACCTACAAACAACACGGACAGCCCAGAAGGAG aagaCGGACCAGCTCCTGAGGCTGTCAAGacagttcagaaaaagaaaaagcactcaTTCAAAACCATCGAGCAGAACTTGAATAACATCAATGTGTCGGAAGCTAATCGCAGATGTGAG GTTGATCCCATGTTCCAGAAAACAGCCGCATCTTTTGATGaatgcagcacagctggcatTTTCCTCACCGGGCTGCGTACCCAAAGCTGCCACAGTGAGCTCCTCTTTGACTCGCAGATCGTGCCTCTCCCTTCTTCAGAGACGCTCACGCTGCCAAACTCTGATCCTGTGAAAGTGACGGATTTAAAGT CCCTGCTAGCACAGTGCATTGAAAAACGCCCCATCTGCTCTTCGCTGGCTGGTTTCCAGTTTACAAAGTGGGATGCTGAATCCCATGATGAG TCAGTGTCAGCCCTGTTGGATAAATTCAAGAAGAGCGACCAAGTGTTTGATATCAATGCGGAGATAGACAGCGATGTGGAAGACTGTGTTCCCACCCTGCCAGGTGACGACTTCAATTCTGACTCCCCCAGGAGTAGAGTAGCAGACAAGACTGGGGAATTGACAGAAAACCTCAACTCCTTTGGAACAGTCTGCAAGAGCAAGAG AACTGATGCAGTTCCTTTTGGAGAGGGAGACATTGGGACCATGTGCCTTCATCTCTCCATGAAACCAGGGGAATACTCCTACTTCAGTCCCCGAACTCTGTCAATGTGGGCTGGCCCAGAGCACTGGCGTTTCAAACCTCAACACAAAT atgCTGACTCTGAAAAAGAGACCAagaaaaggaatgcaaagaaaGTGTTTGAAATTAACTTTGATGAGGATATTGACTTTGGGGTGTATTTCCGTAAGACCAAG GCATCTGTAACTCTAGCCAAATCCATTCTGGAAAGCCAAAATGTGAAGAGCACCACGCTTCCCACAGACTTCAACTATGACCCTAACAACATTCTCCAGCTGTTCCTCAAACCAGCTGTTAAG CTCTGCAGGACGTCTGAGCCGGACAGCTCATTGTATCACGAAGATGAGATCGGCGACTACGATTACAACAACCCCAATGACACCTCCAATTTCTGCCCTGCATTGCAG GCTGCAGACAGCGATGATGATAATGACCCTGTTCAATTCATGGACCAGATGGGGGAGTTCAACCTTACCGCCCACCCTGAGGGTCAAGACGCTGAGCTCAACAGGGTTGTTGGCGATGTTGATATCACAGTGTATGGAGAGCTGAACCTCATTGCTGAGCCCCAGAAG GTCAATAAGATAGCAATTCAGTATGCAAAGACAGCCAAGAAAATGGACATGAAGAGgttgaagaaaaacatgtgGGACCTCTTGACTGatagacagaagaaagaaacagtagCAGAG ATGGAagatgcagagaaagagaacaacACGTCAGTGGTAGCAGGCGAGAAGGTCTTCAGCAGCATCACAAAGGAACTGCTTCACAG GCTGCCTTCTGTGATGGCTAACAATCTGTCTGTCCCTTTAGCCTTCGCCTGCCTCTTGCATTTGGCAAATGAGAAG AATCTGAAGCTGGAGGGCACAGAGGACCTGTCTGATGTCCTGGTGAAACAAGGCAACTGA
- the ARID5A gene encoding AT-rich interactive domain-containing protein 5A: MKDRHTPIERIPHLGFKQINLWKIYKAVEKLGAYELVTGRRLWKNVYDELGGSPGSTSAATCTRRHYERLVLPYVRHLKGEDDKPLPPSKPRKQYKVSKGAETGEKSKRAKKEKGREQMPPDKAKPEAAAGTEDPRDAPERGRAAEGCSSPGVPTPSPSGGCPGTCRSHTETYKRLFSSFYSKGNHPIMSPLAKKKLLAQVSKAESLHCHKRHCPEGRRSVSNAGPGPSPEPPRPAAGPHPDEQRSPEPSGAQDTAPSVKSEVGPIPSASPGGRDSQPWPRAEEGGPAPTVFTGCFHAYRNEVLKPVSCHPLWGYFSSLKDFLEPPSTFPSRAEEPEQPQDLRSKAGQSWSGESRQAAACAAVKACWVPPGAGFAPAPPRGKRGREEEAAFGPGAKLRAISPFVKEADGRDTGTGSPGGQQGLAKPKAVVASPGYAAPLPQAPDVYKGAMLRFPVSFSNPLEHLKTQGVPVAPSLSVNPFVIPAFPSPLVAASTQPSDLCRPLATGPGHYPASYESSMRHRLYPAATWHSQPTYASPHVPAFHRHAKL; encoded by the exons ATGAAGGACCGACACACGCCCATCGAGAGGATCCCCCACCTCGGCTTCAAGCAGA TTAACCTCTGGAAGATCTACAAAGCCGTGGAGAAGCTGGGAGCCTACGAGCTG GTGACGGGGCGACGGCTCTGGAAGAACGTCTACGACGAgctggggggcagccccggcagcaccAGCGCGGCCACCTGCACCCGGCGGCACTACGAGAG GCTGGTCCTCCCGTACGTGCGGCATCTCAAGGGGGAGGACGACAAGCCTCTGCCCCCCAGCAAGCCCCGCAAGCAGTACAAGGTCTCCAAGGGCGCCGAGACGGGCGAGAAGAGCAAGAGGGCCAAGAAGGAGAAGGGCCGGGAGCAG ATGCCTCCAGACAAGGCGAAGCCGGAGGCGGCAGCCGGCACGGAGGACCCGAGGGACGccccggagcggggccgggcggcggagGGATGCTCCAGTCCGGGGGTCCCGACCCCGAGCCCCTCGGGGGGGTGTCCCGGCACCTGCAGGTCCCACACCGAAACCTACAAGCgccttttctccagcttctACTCCAAAGGCAACCATCCCATCATGTCTCCGCTGGCCAAGAAGAAGCTGCTGGCCCAGGTGAGCAAGGCAGAGTCCTTGCACTGCCACAAACGCCACTGCCCTGAGGGCCGGCGGTCGGTGAGCAacgccggccccggccccagccccgagcccccccggCCGGCCGCCGGCCCCCACCCCGATGAGCAGAGGAGCCCGGAGCCATCGGGAGCTCAGGATACAGCTCCGAGCGTGAAGAGCGAGGTGGGACCCATCCCCAGCGCATCCCCCGGCGGGAGAGACAGCCAGCCCTGGCCGCGGGCCGAGGAGGGGGGTCCGGCACCCACCGTCTTCACCGGCTGCTTCCACGCCTACCGCAACGAGGTGCTGAAGCCCGTCAGCTGCCATCCCCTCTGGGGGTATTTCTCCAGCTTGAAGGATTTTTTGGAGCCACCTTCCACCTTCCCGTCCCGAGCTGAGGAGCCGGAGCAGCCCCAAGACCTGCGGAGCAAAGCGGGGCAGTCGTGGAGCGGGGAGAGCCGGCAAGCGGCCGCCTGCGCCGCTGTCAAAGCCTGCTGGGTGCCTCCCGGCGCCGGCTTCGCCCCTGCTCCGCCGAGGGGCAAGCGCGGccgggaggaggaggcggcTTTCGGCCCCGGTGCGAAGTTACGTGCCATCTCCCCCTTCGTCAAGGAGGCCGATGGCAGGGACACGGGCACCGGCTCGCCCGGGGGCCAGCAAGGGCTGGCCAAACCCAAGGCCGTGGTGGCCAGCCCTGGCTACGCCGCACCGCTGCCGCAAGCCCCGGACGTTTACAAGGGAGCCATGCTGCGTTTCCCGGTGAGCTTCAGCAACCCgctggagcacctcaaaacCCAGGGGGTGCCGGTGGCACCGTCCCTCTCCGTCAACCCCTTCGTCATCCCCGCCTTTCCCAGCCCTTTGGTAGCCGCCTCCACGCAGCCCTCCGACCTGTGCCGGCCGCTGGCGACTGGTCCCGGGCACTACCCGGCGTCCTACGAGAGCTCGATGCGGCACCGGCTCTACCCGGCAGCGACATGGCACAGCCAACCCACCTACGCCTCGCCGCACGTGCCTGCCTTTCACCGTCATGCCAAGCTGTAG